CCCACCCAGCCTTTTACAGTCCCCAAGCGGCCACCAAGGTAGTTGGGAAGCAGAAAACATTCAAGCAATACCATGACTGCTCACAGTGATCAATGCAATACCTATGCACTgcactgatcaatgttatctgGGCTCAATTACTTCAGGCTGCTGCAGAAAGCCTGAAGGGCTCACCAAGCCCAGGACCGCGCCGAGAGCTGGAGGAGGACCAGGGCAGCAAGTATAACTGATCAGTTTACCCCAATCGCATTAGGGCAAGCcaatcccccaccaccaccagaccACCAATGGAGGCTTGTTCAAGCCTTTTAAAAATCCACTGTCAGTTTAgacagcagcatctaaatggttaaacaACGATCCCTCCGTGTGGTATTAGCAGAGGCCCCCAGCTACCGATAGCAGGCAGGAGCCGCCAGTACAGAGAGGGGTCATGTCCTTAGCCCTCTCTATATCTCACGTACATTTAACCCTTTgtcgttaaagggttaattcCCATTAACCTTCATGGTAGTTACATAAACTCTCCAAGCTAAAGCAGAACCAGACAACATTTAGGAGAGTACCTCTGACCCGACATTTTAGCAATTGGTGGGTTCTCAGTATTCAGAGTCCCACTAAACTTAAGATATCCTTCCCCTGCATCCCACAAACCTATTTCTCAGTCGCTGCCTTACCTTATGGACCCACTCGTATTCTCCATACTTCGAATCAAATGTTCCCTTCTGGAGAGACCTGAGCTTCAATGTAAATCTTGGTCCAAGCTCCTGAATTCCAACTTTCTTTTCACTCCTGAAAATGTATCTGCGAATAAAACCATGGCGTCAGCGATTCTCCTGCTTACAGGGATTAGTATGCAGTTACATGATACAATTACAAGATACAAACTGGATGCACAAAGTACCTGTGGTATCTGAAAAAGATGTAGTCCCGCTGGTTGTGGAAAGTCGCCACTTGTCTTCCTGTAAAGTGCGGATCGTGTGGGAAGAGAGAGGCAAACATGCGGCCGATGGAGTGACCCAGACGGGTGGTGAAGTTGTTTAAGATGACTTCTGGTTGGTGCTCTGTTGGTTCCTTTCCTTTTCTCTGTGAATATTAAGAAGAAATTCAGACAGAAGAAATACACAAGATCATTTAAGTTCTGAAAAGAACCTTGTATCTTGTATTTTCCATCTTGCCCacattgagttaaaaaaaaacaaaaaaaaaaaacaacaacactttaagggtgcgttcatgcgtaacggatccacagcggatttctcgcagcaagatccgctgcagatccttacgctgtacaccctatgggcagacaaactcgcagcaggatgtacatcccgctgcgagtttgacagcagcctgccccgttaaccccctgccgcctatACGTCATCTGGTCCCTGCTCTGggttgcttcagggctcccagtgtcttcacaTCCCGCTGAGCTAATCAATGCACTgcagcagggcagcgcactgattggccaagcaggaCGTGCCAGGAACCCcctaaagcaagccggagcggggatcaggtgaagtatacgctccagcggcgGGGGGTTACCGGGGCAGGCTGCTGTCAAACTCGCATCCTGCTGCGAGGTTGTCTGCCcatcgaaatccgctgcggatccgttacgtgtgaacgcatcctaaagGGTACCGATCACTTCATCAGCACAGcagaatatactgtaaatatgctGGCAACTAGGTTGACGCAAGTGAGGTACGAGAACCCCCAGAAGTGCCACAGACTGCATTGTAATGTACTTACAACATATGGCAGTTCCGGGGGATCCAGAACCTCGCATCAGGAGAGACAACCTAGCTGTCTGCATATTCACTGCATATCCTGCCAAGCCAACAAAGTGTAGGTATAAGGGGGTTATCTTACAACCtaacaacctaaaaaaaaaaaggaatgctaAAAAGCAGGGGCTTCCATAAACACAGTGACACTCATCGCCCTGGTCCAATGCAGCTGTCACGCCACCACTCCCTGTCTCCTATATCTCCCAGTTTCTGTAATGTCCCATAGGAGCTGCTCATCCAGCCAGTGACTGAGGtgagacactgctgcagccaccgAGCAGGCAGTTCCTATTTTGTAGTGATATCACAGGACaccccctttaattaaaaagtcttaCTCCATATTTAGCCATGTGACACACATACCTTCATTTCTTTGCGTAGACGTGTGTTACTCATCTTAAAATGAGCCGTCGGACCATTAGGCAGATGACTAAGTATAAGTCCATCTGAGGGTCGGAGTTAAGGACAACTGGAAAAGCAGCACTGTGAGAATACCACATCCCCATTTATCTTTTCTTAAAACTACCAACCATACGTATCCATGTTAACCAGAAAACTGTCTTAGTCTTAATGGCAAATCATACGTAACAACTCAAAGAAAGTTGTTGCTTGGAAGGATACTTGGAACTTTTCGATCTTCATTGATGACAATGAGGTCTGTGAAATCTTTTGCTATACACTGTGGGATAATCTTCTTCAGAGCCAGACCCCTCCTGTAATACACGTGGGAGTTGGGTATAATGGAAGATAGCTGCTCTGTAAACCGCACTGTACGCTGGAGGAGAAAGAAATACAAAGTTTCAATCAGAAACCAGTCTGCTCCTAGCTCGTGGgctactacaagtcccagcatagcTCTACAAACTACAAActggggaacacagatataatAGAGCAATAACGGCAATTGAAAAAGAATAGCGAATGAAAGGTCAGAGGCGGCTTACACCACGGGGTCGGTCAGATGTTGTAATAAGGATCTTGGGTGTCGTCTGTCTGTTAAAATAAGGTGCAAACTCATCCGTAGTTTCATCATAAGCCACCTAGAATAAGAAGAGATGAGAGATGAACCATCACGGCACAAAGTCCAGGACACAAAACACACAATGCTATATAAAATAATCTCTGAAGTTGCTGGCGCTATCCTGAAGATGACAGTCATTATGAAGGTGGTGTCACTCATCTGAAGCTTCTCCACTGGCCATCAATATCCCACCTGTATCACATATTTTACGTGAATGTAATCTTCAAGAAAACCGGGTAATGTGTTATCATGTGCTCGGGTGTATCTGATGTAACAGCATTTACCTCCTCATCTGCTGGATCTACTGTTGTTTCGTCATAGACTCGCTGATTTTCAATGGTTTTGGGAACAGCTTTTGGTGGAGCCTGTACACGAGAAAATAAAAGGACATTTTATAAATGATCAAAATAATCTCAAAATATAGTGGTAGATATCACATTAAGGGGGCAGTCCCCCTtcaaagtgatggcatatcacaTATGACTGTTTGgggtctgaccccccccccccccaacccccccatacacacacacacaacagaatGAAGAGATGGTAATGATGCAGCCCTTACAGTTTTCTCTTGTACAACCCTGCAAGGAAAaacttaaggtccttttacacagctgTGCAGGGAGGCAAACAAGCAacgatcagcaagatcagcgctTATTTGCAGTACCTTCAGGAGGAGCAATTATTCACGGAGCTgagctgcacaaacaatcactgtatcCTTCGTGCGGGCATTTTAATACCTTGCTAAAAATTTATTGCTATGGCCCACACGCGTTCCCTGTCCgcatgtgcggccaatagcaataCATTTTTAAACTGCACAAAAGATGAGATCAGCAGACGAGCGGGCATTTTCACTCTCCTAGGTCACCTTTACGGGACCATTACCAGCCCAAGGAGTGTTTCTAGAAACGCTCCCATCTGATAACTGGCTCGTGTAAAAGGGGCTTTTGGAAAAGCACCAGTGCTATGTCAGTGGTCAGACTCTGAACAGTGGTGAAGTGACGGCATATCTTAGGGCCGTGTTATATGGCACAATCTAAAGGAGGAAGTGAGCggtgacctgtcagatcagcgctcacttcctcctcattccccgctcagtACCTGCTATTACACGCAGAGACAGCGagcatgatcagctgacattctGCATGCCatctgatcatggtcttttaacaggcGCTTTGGCACCAAATGACTAGGAGCCAATGAgcgtttggtgtaatagagcctttagtaaTGTGTCCTCACTTTATGAAAAGGaaaaagccttaaaaaaaaaaaaaaaaaaaattctctggggAAAGACTTTATGTAATTCCTACATATGATCTGAAGGTTCCCAACATACCTTGTCTCCCAGTGCCTCTCTCTCCTTCTTACGTTTCTTCCTTAGAGCAAGCTTCTCCTGAAAGGAAACAACAAGTGTGTCACTACAAGATGATTATAATATTACCTAAACAAAccttaacttttttcttttcagaCTGCAGCGAGCCTGCCATtagaacaaacttctgacatgtaacAGCCACATATCCTAGGtttgtatcagtgggggtccgggtgctgaaacGCCGGCCAATGGCTAGAATGAAGGGGAAGGATCGCTCAGCAGAGTGCACTCTGCCCCTTCCTCCCCCGTCTCACTGCTAATGTTGCAATTATAATGGAGTCAATGGAACTTCTGATAGATGCAATTGATGGAAGTT
The nucleotide sequence above comes from Dendropsophus ebraccatus isolate aDenEbr1 chromosome 8, aDenEbr1.pat, whole genome shotgun sequence. Encoded proteins:
- the RPF1 gene encoding ribosome production factor 1 — its product is MAAGKKTESGESKKRKKSKSKAPEENNVANGSSEQAGPSGGEQQPQQGASFPPTFSVSEIKNKQRRHFMFLKLKMEKRKEKLALRKKRKKEREALGDKAPPKAVPKTIENQRVYDETTVDPADEEVAYDETTDEFAPYFNRQTTPKILITTSDRPRGRTVRFTEQLSSIIPNSHVYYRRGLALKKIIPQCIAKDFTDLIVINEDRKVPNGLILSHLPNGPTAHFKMSNTRLRKEMKRKGKEPTEHQPEVILNNFTTRLGHSIGRMFASLFPHDPHFTGRQVATFHNQRDYIFFRYHRYIFRSEKKVGIQELGPRFTLKLRSLQKGTFDSKYGEYEWVHKRHEMDSNRRKFHL